Proteins encoded by one window of Haladaptatus sp. ZSTT2:
- a CDS encoding helicase-related protein gives MVDDNGRIRNASDFPGGLPCFHENRRETYSKSKRYDSMLRSPANVAVTTARYLLRSLADPSDPETFEETKLLSFADSQADMKQLERNFREPEESFFFDQLFVESVRSEVDNSGWAPLSAVIERGKSAARQYEADLAGDSGRPPKIFENLLGYDQSENEYLVEEMVSRVLPGKYSERYRGTPLLDEGLVDIRLTDDIGALSDGEREILSALISQNHRYEPSLIEEVEGGQNHIELLIEKGYVNRTEDDGSRYVLVNEEKVECAVVGDETPAHYSPSESVFITSLSMDLIEAPNDVVEFTIPLKQRAIFSHPHFSLRAQQVTTGDPMMLLARAYYGQTDREERRKLEYQFRQGRYPHFLSSGPAMELGVDIGDLNTLLLYGTPPNANSYLQRIGRAGRASGNSLIHSVSQRNPIDYYYYEHPEELIASDPQQVPLNEVNREVLHQSLTWAILDWVTSTYWLPWRRDQTGLDDYVVCKEPPTPRTDPRPNDVLPFTGLLASSNTQVQHTGEEAPLEALRSVIDDNPSSVEQWLTDILAFGSCSVCGRKHAQGYNGSCNRPECSGTVEPVLDMFDDVIASVLTGTPDHKSLEETIIDLYDTQWAAIDSDLIELEDERSDIRRETRRSRDLKQKKELEEQKQQIRRRINLLSDYLTRLEGMDFGKYLSRESPSAFGLRSVGDVVDYQLIGEDFETVNDGTRDRRIALSELHPGSAYLHDGETYVVTRVYWEPLESARLSEAVEDTAICPTCAEEYDTDTSHCTACGTRLKRLVTKVPERIIAYQHDLPLGSTPNAQQLQPASIYQSSQEVQGTYAPVVTDAGDSFDPSVSYDIVDEEGTVHGRFEYGDVTIHASTTKFLATYKDGGTDPLPNVFEMCGVEGCSGVVATVGDSACCTNNPEHPTRESIAVRPATRFNTKAVRVQFDNKELEHGFAHGLRVALQYIGGVSVRQVPESIEDDGTLVYDSDEGGSGITVLLTQDDGKKFEQAIRIMRDAFLSGGSKCNCENGCPFCIYQYGCVEQNDPESFEKDELLELLANDLHLESRTDD, from the coding sequence ATGGTCGATGATAACGGCCGTATCAGAAATGCGAGCGATTTCCCTGGCGGACTCCCCTGCTTCCACGAGAATCGGCGAGAAACGTACTCAAAGAGCAAGCGATACGACTCGATGCTCCGCAGTCCAGCAAACGTAGCTGTGACGACGGCCCGTTACTTGTTACGCTCCCTTGCCGACCCAAGTGATCCAGAGACGTTCGAAGAGACCAAGTTGCTCTCATTTGCTGACAGCCAAGCTGACATGAAACAATTGGAACGCAACTTCCGCGAACCCGAGGAATCATTCTTCTTCGACCAGTTGTTTGTTGAAAGCGTGCGGTCTGAAGTCGATAATTCGGGATGGGCGCCGCTTTCAGCTGTCATCGAACGTGGGAAATCGGCTGCTAGGCAGTACGAAGCAGATCTCGCTGGCGACTCGGGTCGCCCCCCAAAGATTTTCGAAAACCTACTTGGTTATGATCAGTCTGAAAACGAATACCTGGTTGAGGAAATGGTGTCGAGGGTTCTCCCAGGTAAGTATAGTGAGCGATATCGGGGTACTCCACTACTGGATGAGGGACTCGTAGACATCCGTTTGACCGATGATATCGGTGCTCTTTCAGACGGCGAACGCGAGATTCTCTCGGCTCTCATCTCGCAAAATCACCGCTACGAACCATCTCTCATCGAGGAAGTCGAGGGTGGTCAGAATCATATTGAATTGTTGATAGAAAAAGGGTATGTCAACCGCACCGAGGACGACGGGAGTCGTTACGTTCTCGTAAACGAGGAGAAAGTCGAGTGTGCCGTCGTTGGTGACGAGACGCCAGCCCATTACAGTCCAAGTGAATCTGTGTTCATCACTTCACTCTCGATGGATCTGATCGAAGCCCCGAATGATGTTGTGGAGTTCACCATTCCCCTTAAGCAACGGGCAATTTTCTCCCATCCACATTTTTCTCTTCGTGCACAACAGGTGACAACAGGTGACCCGATGATGTTGCTTGCGAGAGCCTACTACGGTCAGACCGACCGTGAGGAACGCAGAAAGTTGGAGTACCAATTCAGACAGGGTCGCTACCCCCACTTCCTTTCTTCCGGTCCAGCAATGGAACTCGGCGTCGACATCGGTGACCTCAACACTCTCCTCCTGTACGGGACACCACCGAACGCGAACTCTTATCTCCAGCGGATAGGTCGAGCGGGTCGTGCGTCTGGAAATTCGTTAATTCATTCAGTGAGTCAGCGAAATCCCATCGATTACTACTACTACGAACACCCTGAGGAACTCATTGCTTCTGACCCACAACAGGTTCCTCTCAACGAGGTCAACCGGGAAGTCCTTCATCAATCGCTCACCTGGGCTATCCTGGATTGGGTCACCTCGACATACTGGCTCCCTTGGCGTCGTGACCAGACGGGTCTCGACGACTATGTCGTGTGTAAAGAACCGCCAACGCCACGCACCGACCCACGCCCCAACGATGTACTGCCTTTCACTGGATTGTTGGCATCTTCTAACACACAAGTCCAACATACAGGTGAGGAGGCACCACTCGAAGCACTTCGTTCAGTCATTGACGATAATCCCAGCAGCGTCGAGCAGTGGTTGACGGATATTCTTGCATTCGGGTCGTGTTCCGTTTGTGGTCGCAAACACGCCCAAGGTTACAACGGTTCGTGTAACAGACCTGAGTGCAGTGGTACAGTCGAACCCGTTCTCGACATGTTCGATGACGTGATCGCAAGCGTCCTGACGGGTACACCAGACCACAAGAGTCTCGAAGAGACCATTATCGACCTCTACGACACGCAGTGGGCGGCCATTGACAGTGACCTCATAGAATTAGAAGATGAACGGTCAGACATCCGTCGTGAAACTCGCCGATCGAGGGACCTCAAGCAAAAAAAGGAATTGGAAGAGCAGAAACAGCAGATTCGACGCCGGATTAATCTGTTATCCGACTACCTCACGCGCCTCGAAGGGATGGACTTCGGCAAGTATCTGAGCCGGGAAAGTCCCTCGGCATTTGGTCTGCGCTCTGTGGGCGATGTAGTTGATTACCAACTCATTGGCGAGGATTTCGAGACCGTCAATGACGGGACTCGAGATCGACGTATCGCCCTTTCGGAACTCCATCCTGGTAGCGCCTATCTACACGACGGGGAAACCTACGTCGTAACACGCGTATACTGGGAACCACTTGAATCAGCTCGTCTCAGTGAGGCGGTTGAAGATACTGCCATCTGTCCTACGTGTGCTGAAGAATACGATACGGACACCTCTCACTGTACTGCGTGTGGCACGCGGCTGAAACGATTAGTGACAAAAGTGCCCGAGCGAATAATTGCTTATCAGCATGACCTCCCACTTGGGTCGACGCCGAACGCCCAGCAATTGCAACCAGCAAGCATCTACCAGAGTTCGCAGGAGGTACAAGGAACGTACGCGCCCGTGGTGACGGATGCAGGCGACTCCTTCGACCCATCTGTCTCGTACGACATCGTTGACGAGGAAGGTACCGTCCACGGACGATTCGAATATGGAGATGTCACCATTCATGCCTCCACGACCAAATTCTTGGCCACCTACAAAGACGGCGGAACAGACCCACTACCGAACGTTTTCGAGATGTGTGGTGTCGAAGGCTGTAGTGGCGTCGTCGCGACAGTTGGCGATTCTGCGTGCTGCACCAACAACCCCGAGCATCCGACTAGGGAGAGCATCGCGGTCCGTCCCGCGACAAGGTTCAATACCAAAGCAGTTCGCGTCCAGTTCGATAACAAGGAATTGGAGCACGGGTTCGCTCACGGACTCCGAGTGGCCCTTCAGTACATCGGCGGCGTGAGCGTCCGGCAAGTGCCGGAATCCATCGAAGACGACGGAACGTTGGTGTACGATTCCGACGAGGGCGGCAGCGGAATCACCGTCCTCCTGACGCAGGACGACGGTAAAAAATTCGAGCAAGCGATTCGCATCATGCGCGACGCCTTCTTGTCGGGAGGGTCGAAGTGTAACTGTGAAAATGGGTGTCCGTTCTGTATCTACCAGTATGGCTGTGTCGAACAGAACGACCCTGAATCATTCGAGAAAGACGAACTGCTAGAATTGCTAGCCAACGATCTCCACCTCGAATCACGAACCGATGACTAA
- a CDS encoding phospholipase D-like domain-containing protein — translation MAAFHEWLLEELGLVSGNTLTLLGTLVLTSAHPEPLIRATAVTRLDNAEVVLRSCSDIEESLRRREFDSLLADEWDTLVLTPVLSALGFVTIYSDSVESNLERIESALTAQREKSSMQAVRDAYGHVLPHLLNVEDERCLLDVAKRVVGETPSTDFPVEAVAAGLASESETVIDSEGLEKAIVEQREHYSTHYDELRSLLVGSDTQTLTRAEVDTSIEKTAVLDDDDLNEAASELLVNVLATVDKYPEHSRFDLVFITRRLSATEYEIHQALNSIPGVECTVSPNGLVEFTSLPDSIVGEDLRDEYMAHLIDRCSTVKQRLDALTDVTIEVEPPAGVAERMVAQEFAKLRDGDVAPTYFTYTLINPEALGEKRMNAYVGDSRGLGQERAHLRRWHEHRPSGLRSYTSMTDRLFSLGLERDFENKVLRIMTPFDDDTFNEYVAQIRRLLEHGFEVRLLTRHTKQPWEWERLQENLFSEIKDHRDRLTVRTYSRFKEHQRVTPDMEFRNLGEFGIHGKVYTIGHADEGAALLGSANFMENSYNWNPECGVYTERTQFVEAAIEFFDIVWTLSEADELDIERLQEIPNRQLVPTHYS, via the coding sequence GTGGCCGCCTTTCACGAGTGGTTACTCGAAGAACTCGGGCTCGTTTCTGGGAACACTCTCACCCTTCTCGGTACGTTGGTTCTCACTTCAGCACACCCTGAACCGCTTATCCGGGCAACCGCGGTCACTCGACTCGATAACGCCGAGGTTGTGCTTCGGTCGTGCAGCGACATTGAGGAGAGTCTCCGCCGTCGTGAATTCGACAGCCTCCTCGCAGATGAGTGGGATACACTCGTTCTCACTCCTGTTCTCAGCGCACTCGGATTCGTCACCATCTATTCCGACAGCGTCGAATCGAACCTTGAACGAATCGAGTCTGCCCTTACCGCACAGCGCGAGAAATCTTCGATGCAGGCAGTTCGAGATGCGTACGGCCACGTCCTCCCTCACTTGTTGAATGTGGAGGACGAACGATGTTTACTTGATGTCGCAAAACGAGTTGTCGGCGAGACTCCTAGTACAGACTTTCCTGTGGAAGCGGTGGCAGCGGGACTCGCAAGCGAATCCGAAACTGTCATCGACTCAGAGGGCCTTGAGAAGGCAATCGTTGAGCAGCGCGAACACTATTCAACGCACTACGACGAACTTCGGTCACTTCTCGTTGGTTCCGATACTCAAACTCTCACCCGCGCTGAGGTAGATACCTCAATTGAAAAAACTGCGGTTCTCGACGATGATGATCTCAATGAAGCAGCGAGCGAGCTCCTCGTAAACGTGCTCGCGACCGTTGATAAATATCCCGAACATTCCAGATTCGATCTCGTGTTCATCACTCGACGTCTCTCTGCGACGGAGTACGAAATTCACCAGGCACTGAACTCGATTCCCGGAGTTGAGTGTACAGTCTCCCCGAACGGATTAGTAGAGTTCACTTCGCTTCCCGACTCAATCGTGGGTGAAGACCTCCGAGACGAGTACATGGCACATCTTATCGATAGGTGTTCGACGGTTAAACAGCGTCTCGATGCACTCACAGATGTGACGATCGAAGTCGAACCGCCTGCTGGCGTTGCTGAACGGATGGTTGCACAGGAGTTTGCCAAACTGCGCGATGGTGACGTTGCACCAACCTATTTCACGTACACGCTCATCAATCCTGAAGCATTGGGTGAGAAACGAATGAATGCGTATGTGGGCGATTCGCGTGGATTGGGCCAGGAACGTGCCCATCTGCGTCGGTGGCACGAACACCGTCCGTCGGGACTTCGATCTTACACGTCAATGACCGATCGACTATTCAGCCTCGGTTTGGAGCGCGACTTCGAGAATAAGGTCTTGCGAATAATGACGCCGTTCGATGACGACACCTTCAACGAGTACGTCGCCCAGATTCGTCGCCTTCTCGAACACGGGTTCGAAGTTCGATTGTTAACGCGGCATACGAAACAACCCTGGGAGTGGGAACGGCTTCAGGAAAACCTATTCAGCGAAATCAAAGACCACCGCGACCGTCTCACCGTCCGGACGTATTCTCGGTTCAAAGAGCACCAGCGAGTGACCCCAGATATGGAGTTCCGCAATCTAGGCGAATTCGGGATTCATGGGAAGGTTTACACGATAGGACATGCCGATGAAGGAGCTGCCCTACTGGGGTCTGCGAACTTCATGGAGAACAGCTACAACTGGAATCCTGAATGCGGGGTCTACACTGAGCGAACTCAGTTTGTTGAGGCCGCTATCGAATTCTTCGATATCGTGTGGACTCTCTCTGAAGCAGATGAATTGGATATTGAGCGTCTTCAAGAGATTCCCAACCGTCAATTGGTGCCGACACACTATAGTTGA
- a CDS encoding ADP-ribosylglycohydrolase family protein, whose amino-acid sequence MDEDCAEGVLLGLACGDALGRPVEFKSASAIEDKYGRLTEMEGYGTWNQPAGTLTDDTDQALCIARSLVECGHFNPADVADRFVRWAEQGPFDMGRMTKRSISKLQQGSSWDEAGREVWESTQEGGNAGNGSVMRCAPLAIAYSEDDESLAEVSRQSSLITHADPRCQEGCVVLNLTIAGILRGDDAPLSHALEFVENEAPEELLNALSPIANGEIPDSLRTSGYVIYTLQTALHDALTAENAEEAIITTVNRGGDTDTIGAVTGALAGARFGASALPHRWLVEIEERTEIGKLALKLQKIEL is encoded by the coding sequence ATGGACGAGGATTGTGCGGAGGGGGTGTTGTTGGGTCTCGCGTGTGGGGATGCCCTTGGACGGCCGGTAGAATTCAAATCAGCAAGTGCCATCGAGGACAAGTACGGCCGCTTGACCGAGATGGAGGGGTACGGAACGTGGAATCAACCCGCAGGAACGCTCACTGACGATACCGACCAAGCCCTCTGTATCGCGCGAAGTCTTGTTGAGTGTGGCCATTTTAACCCAGCAGATGTTGCCGACCGCTTCGTCAGATGGGCAGAACAAGGTCCATTTGATATGGGGAGAATGACGAAAAGGTCAATATCGAAGTTGCAGCAGGGCAGTTCGTGGGACGAGGCTGGTCGAGAAGTCTGGGAGTCGACTCAAGAAGGAGGCAATGCTGGTAACGGGAGTGTGATGCGGTGTGCGCCTCTTGCCATTGCCTATAGTGAAGACGATGAATCACTTGCAGAGGTCAGTCGTCAATCTTCACTAATCACCCATGCTGACCCTCGTTGTCAGGAAGGGTGTGTTGTGCTGAACCTCACGATCGCAGGTATTTTGCGGGGTGACGACGCTCCCCTTTCTCATGCACTCGAATTTGTTGAAAATGAGGCTCCAGAAGAACTGCTCAATGCTCTGTCGCCTATTGCGAACGGAGAGATACCAGATTCCCTCAGGACATCTGGATATGTGATTTACACATTGCAGACCGCGCTTCACGATGCATTGACTGCTGAAAATGCAGAGGAAGCGATAATTACAACCGTTAATCGTGGTGGGGACACAGACACGATCGGTGCCGTCACAGGAGCACTTGCTGGAGCGCGGTTTGGAGCGAGTGCGTTACCTCACAGATGGTTAGTAGAGATTGAGGAACGGACAGAAATTGGTAAACTCGCATTGAAACTTCAAAAGATAGAACTCTAA